The following are from one region of the Alicyclobacillus fastidiosus genome:
- a CDS encoding sulfate ABC transporter substrate-binding protein, with protein sequence MNKIAIAGSVLLASLGLVACGTQSSAGSSANDQANSTGASSSTKPVTLYFGSYSVTKNVYENELFPAFEKYWKAKTGQTVTFNASFDASGAEARAIASGLPVDVAALSLEDDVNKIQQAGLITHNWKSGPTGGMVTDSIVAIGVRSGNPKHITTWSDLAKPGVVVDLPNPSTSGGAKWDINAIYYATSRSNGAKDAESLLEKILKNVDVLDKSGEASMTTFTSGTGDAIVSYENEILEASNNLKTFDEVIPSSTMLIENPIAVVDKNVDKHGDRQVAEAFVQWLEGATAQQIYMNAGFRPVDPALKTKADSLYKTPKDLFTVAQLGGWNKINADLYSTNGIWNTVLESK encoded by the coding sequence ATGAATAAAATAGCCATCGCCGGATCCGTCTTGTTGGCGAGTTTAGGGCTTGTTGCCTGCGGTACACAGAGTTCAGCAGGCTCTTCTGCAAATGATCAGGCGAACAGTACCGGGGCATCGTCATCGACGAAACCGGTCACGCTGTACTTCGGGTCTTACAGTGTTACGAAAAATGTGTATGAGAATGAGTTGTTTCCAGCATTCGAGAAGTACTGGAAGGCTAAAACTGGTCAGACTGTGACTTTCAATGCTTCGTTTGACGCTTCTGGCGCTGAGGCTCGGGCTATCGCCAGCGGGCTCCCGGTCGACGTCGCCGCCTTGTCGCTAGAAGACGACGTCAACAAAATTCAGCAGGCGGGACTGATTACGCACAATTGGAAATCTGGTCCCACTGGCGGTATGGTGACGGACTCGATTGTGGCCATCGGTGTGAGAAGTGGGAATCCCAAACATATCACCACCTGGTCCGACCTTGCAAAGCCAGGTGTGGTCGTCGATCTCCCGAACCCCTCTACCTCTGGCGGAGCAAAGTGGGATATCAACGCGATCTACTATGCGACGTCCCGCAGCAACGGTGCTAAAGATGCAGAATCGCTATTGGAGAAGATCCTGAAGAATGTCGACGTACTCGACAAGTCCGGTGAGGCATCAATGACCACGTTCACCAGCGGCACCGGGGATGCAATCGTAAGTTACGAAAATGAGATTTTGGAAGCAAGCAACAATCTAAAGACGTTCGACGAGGTAATACCGAGTTCCACGATGCTCATCGAAAACCCAATCGCCGTCGTCGACAAGAACGTCGATAAGCATGGCGACCGTCAAGTGGCAGAGGCATTCGTACAGTGGTTAGAGGGTGCGACTGCTCAGCAAATCTACATGAACGCAGGTTTTAGGCCAGTCGACCCAGCGCTGAAGACGAAAGCGGACTCCCTTTACAAGACGCCTAAAGACCTATTCACCGTGGCACAGCTGGGCGGATGGAACAAGATCAACGCGGACCTTTATTCGACAAACGGTATTTGGAACACCGTCCTGGAGTCAAAATAA
- a CDS encoding GntR family transcriptional regulator has product MKTSVPLYQHLKNKILKDIQDGKWHIGDKIPSESELAEEMGVSRITVRQAIRDLVSLGYLIRRQGKGTYLVGREQAFAASKLHGFAEELRSHGHAVEIELKGIHVTTCPMIVAEFLGVKPSSDVIQIRRLAKVEGTPIFRETSYLVPPPQLNLDTALELRDVYNHVYGFFEQYGVKISFGRQEIYATRAVYEDIQELSIKSDEPILMIRRVTSDETGTPVEFSEVRYASSRYHFEVKLSRE; this is encoded by the coding sequence ATGAAGACAAGTGTCCCGCTATATCAACACCTAAAGAACAAAATTCTCAAGGATATACAAGATGGGAAGTGGCATATCGGGGACAAGATCCCCTCAGAATCTGAGTTGGCTGAAGAAATGGGAGTTAGTCGAATTACCGTCCGCCAGGCCATTCGGGATTTGGTTTCGTTAGGCTACCTAATTCGGAGGCAGGGCAAAGGAACGTACCTCGTCGGCAGGGAACAGGCATTCGCCGCCTCGAAACTGCACGGTTTTGCGGAGGAACTGCGATCTCACGGACACGCCGTGGAGATCGAACTGAAAGGGATCCACGTAACGACGTGCCCGATGATCGTCGCAGAGTTTCTCGGCGTCAAACCGTCAAGTGACGTAATTCAAATTCGCCGTCTGGCCAAAGTCGAGGGTACCCCTATTTTTCGCGAGACGTCCTATTTGGTTCCTCCCCCACAACTCAACCTGGATACTGCGCTCGAATTGCGGGATGTATACAATCACGTCTACGGTTTCTTTGAGCAGTACGGCGTGAAAATCTCGTTCGGACGACAAGAGATCTATGCGACACGTGCAGTCTACGAGGACATTCAGGAACTATCTATCAAGTCCGATGAGCCCATCCTGATGATCCGTCGCGTGACGTCGGACGAGACCGGGACCCCGGTTGAATTCTCTGAGGTTCGGTACGCGTCCAGTCGTTACCACTTTGAGGTCAAGCTGTCGCGGGAATAA
- a CDS encoding AraC family transcriptional regulator — protein MHERQLRDNQLRVLWIARIDYSRNSGVKPHVHDDFFQFILVTEGAGSIRVQDQSFPCRTGDGFLFEQGVEHSFHYTADTTTLDFKFIVQDELVDFIRTFNVLGPQMVTDTTQFAQLFHLSCANLRTPNTMFPYRIDVGFKSALLSILHSNRGPATHNEIQSPIPQGVSSDHPIVQQMIAYLKEHLQSRVILQEVAGHMGYHPHYLIDLFRAKTGITPIQYLQNIRLEKAMEFLSMTNVPIADVAERVGLTPHYFSRLFHDKIGISPSDYREQTRTVIGKDIILEQDFITDAQPPILSF, from the coding sequence ATGCACGAGAGGCAATTGCGAGATAACCAACTACGTGTGTTGTGGATCGCTCGCATTGATTACTCACGAAACAGCGGCGTAAAGCCCCATGTGCACGATGACTTTTTTCAGTTCATCCTGGTGACGGAAGGCGCGGGATCTATTCGTGTACAAGACCAGTCGTTCCCGTGTCGGACAGGCGATGGTTTTTTGTTTGAGCAGGGCGTTGAGCACAGTTTCCATTACACCGCTGATACGACCACGCTCGACTTCAAGTTCATCGTCCAGGACGAGCTAGTTGACTTCATTCGCACATTCAACGTCCTGGGTCCGCAAATGGTGACGGATACAACCCAATTTGCACAGCTGTTTCACCTATCCTGTGCGAATCTACGCACTCCCAACACAATGTTTCCTTATCGAATCGACGTCGGATTCAAGAGCGCCTTATTATCGATTCTTCATAGCAACAGAGGCCCTGCCACACACAATGAAATACAAAGTCCGATCCCGCAGGGTGTGTCAAGCGATCACCCCATAGTACAGCAGATGATCGCTTATCTCAAAGAACATCTTCAATCGCGGGTTATATTGCAGGAAGTCGCTGGTCATATGGGCTATCATCCACACTATCTCATCGACCTGTTCCGTGCAAAGACTGGCATTACCCCGATTCAATACCTGCAAAATATCCGTCTCGAGAAGGCCATGGAATTTCTCTCCATGACCAATGTCCCGATCGCGGATGTAGCCGAACGGGTCGGCCTGACGCCGCACTACTTCTCGAGGCTGTTTCACGATAAGATTGGCATCTCGCCTTCGGACTACCGCGAACAGACGAGAACTGTCATCGGAAAAGACATTATTCTCGAACAGGACTTCATCACCGACGCGCAACCACCCATCTTGAGTTTCTGA
- a CDS encoding ABC transporter ATP-binding protein, whose protein sequence is MTIEVQDVVKHFTGTYGALRGVSFSIENGEMIGFLGPSGSGKTTLLRIIAGLERQTSGEVKIRGESVDGVPPQRRGVGFVFQNYALFKHMTVFDNIAFGLRVQKLPSDRVHKRVSEMLNLVRLGGLERRYPRELSGGQAQRVALARALAPNPSVLLLDEPFSAIDSQVRRELRKWIRQIHDEVGITSIFVTHDQEEALEVADRVLVMNQGHIEQFATPKEVYETPSNLFVAGFVGEANRFTGTVQRETVSIGPIQLPVKGHPEASEVSVVIRPTDIEIRSPRIEDDAIGTVVQSRFKGTHYDLEIRLTGSHAIHTYVASNDHPVIQVGDLVALEIRNYRVF, encoded by the coding sequence TTGACGATAGAAGTCCAAGATGTGGTTAAACACTTCACTGGGACGTACGGGGCTCTACGGGGCGTTAGCTTTTCCATTGAAAACGGTGAAATGATCGGCTTTTTAGGTCCCAGTGGGAGTGGCAAGACGACCTTGCTTCGCATCATCGCGGGATTGGAACGTCAGACCTCTGGAGAGGTAAAAATCAGGGGAGAATCGGTTGACGGCGTACCACCCCAACGACGTGGCGTTGGCTTTGTCTTTCAAAACTATGCCTTATTTAAACACATGACTGTATTTGACAATATTGCGTTTGGCCTGCGGGTACAAAAGCTCCCATCCGACCGGGTGCACAAACGTGTCAGTGAAATGCTGAACCTGGTTCGACTGGGAGGACTAGAGCGTCGATACCCACGTGAATTGTCCGGAGGGCAAGCGCAACGAGTGGCTTTGGCGAGAGCTCTTGCACCAAATCCTAGCGTACTTTTGTTGGACGAACCATTTTCGGCAATTGATTCACAAGTTCGGCGTGAACTTCGCAAGTGGATTCGGCAAATCCATGATGAAGTCGGGATCACGAGTATATTCGTCACGCACGACCAAGAAGAAGCACTCGAGGTCGCCGACCGCGTACTCGTGATGAATCAAGGGCACATTGAGCAATTCGCAACGCCAAAAGAAGTGTACGAAACACCATCAAACCTCTTCGTGGCTGGTTTCGTCGGGGAGGCAAATCGATTTACAGGAACCGTTCAACGTGAGACCGTGTCGATAGGTCCTATTCAACTCCCTGTCAAAGGACACCCTGAAGCCTCAGAGGTCAGCGTCGTCATCCGGCCAACGGATATCGAAATCCGATCTCCCCGAATAGAAGACGACGCAATCGGCACCGTTGTCCAATCGCGCTTCAAGGGTACACACTACGACCTCGAAATCCGCTTGACAGGGAGCCATGCGATTCACACCTATGTTGCGTCCAATGATCACCCTGTCATCCAAGTAGGGGATTTGGTCGCCCTCGAGATTCGCAACTACCGGGTTTTCTAA
- a CDS encoding alpha/beta hydrolase gives MEVFHQLQFAGSTLAMTLHRPVEEPSAVQEFARKCPVVVICHGFVGNRIGVNRLFVTTSRLLEQAGFLVVRFDYAGCGESTGDYGALGLSSMIEQTHCVLDYVYSLDGVDTEELTLLGHSLGGAVAVLTANSDPRVKNLILWSAVAHPFEEITAITGSDVQNDCYRLGTTCYLGYDLTPSYFDSLLAHDPLEAAKHFTGRTLVVHGTSDEEIPVSNCSRYLDAFGSNSRTCRVEVLREADHTYSTGCSSEDLRRLTLDWLNAVRHPQERHTTR, from the coding sequence ATGGAGGTATTTCATCAGTTGCAGTTCGCCGGATCGACTCTGGCGATGACGTTGCATCGACCTGTAGAAGAACCGAGTGCAGTACAGGAATTCGCGCGAAAGTGCCCAGTCGTCGTCATCTGCCACGGCTTTGTTGGCAATCGCATCGGCGTGAACCGCCTGTTCGTGACAACGAGTCGGCTCCTTGAACAAGCAGGGTTTCTCGTCGTGCGCTTTGACTATGCCGGATGTGGAGAAAGCACTGGCGACTATGGAGCACTGGGTTTATCTTCGATGATTGAGCAAACCCATTGCGTGTTAGACTATGTCTACTCCTTAGATGGCGTTGACACTGAGGAGCTCACCCTGCTGGGACATAGTCTTGGCGGTGCGGTAGCCGTATTGACTGCCAACTCGGACCCCCGCGTCAAAAACTTGATCCTATGGTCCGCTGTGGCGCATCCCTTCGAGGAGATCACAGCCATCACAGGCAGTGACGTACAAAACGACTGCTATCGACTGGGTACCACCTGTTACCTCGGGTATGACTTGACACCTTCATATTTTGACTCGCTATTAGCACACGATCCGCTCGAAGCCGCCAAACACTTTACGGGCCGGACACTTGTGGTCCACGGGACATCGGACGAAGAGATTCCTGTGAGCAATTGTTCACGCTATTTAGATGCATTCGGCTCAAATTCAAGGACGTGCCGAGTCGAAGTCTTGCGGGAGGCTGACCACACCTACTCGACTGGATGCAGTTCAGAAGATCTGCGACGATTGACGTTGGATTGGTTGAATGCGGTTCGTCACCCCCAAGAGCGACACACCACGCGATAG
- a CDS encoding sulfate ABC transporter permease subunit, translating into MRIKLRHFAFTTFSGYLILLIVLPIGAIFQQAFSNGWRAFLRSVTGPMAVSAFELTVETALIAALINVIAGTFVAYMFERQIPGKTVLNAIVDLPFAIPTTVSGLMLIFLYGPTSPIGMWFLRHGIHLIYSPVAIVIAMVFVTFPYTVRSVQPLLGDMDRGMQEAAATLGARPFRVFRSIVFPTILPGVLSGFSLSFSRALAEFGAVVMVAGNKPMHTEVAAVYLYGLLENDDQQGSAAVSVVLVAVALLALIYQFYLLHDRPRGTLRSIFARIFRQGRDIHDTPNVTL; encoded by the coding sequence ATGCGTATCAAACTCCGGCATTTTGCATTCACGACGTTTTCAGGATACCTGATATTGCTCATCGTGCTTCCAATTGGAGCCATCTTTCAACAAGCGTTTTCAAACGGCTGGCGTGCTTTTCTACGATCCGTCACCGGCCCGATGGCAGTTTCGGCGTTTGAACTCACGGTCGAAACCGCACTGATCGCAGCGCTGATCAACGTGATAGCTGGAACGTTTGTCGCGTACATGTTCGAGAGACAAATACCGGGGAAAACCGTGCTGAACGCAATCGTGGACCTCCCTTTTGCGATTCCAACGACCGTCAGTGGATTGATGCTCATCTTTCTCTACGGACCAACCTCCCCAATTGGGATGTGGTTTCTCCGTCACGGCATTCATCTGATCTACTCTCCTGTGGCGATCGTCATCGCGATGGTTTTTGTCACCTTTCCGTACACAGTGCGTTCTGTCCAACCACTGCTCGGCGACATGGACCGCGGAATGCAGGAGGCTGCAGCGACTTTGGGGGCCCGCCCCTTCAGAGTATTTCGCTCCATCGTATTTCCGACCATTTTACCCGGTGTGCTCTCGGGGTTCTCACTCAGTTTCAGCCGAGCACTCGCTGAGTTCGGTGCAGTGGTCATGGTAGCCGGGAACAAGCCCATGCACACGGAAGTCGCGGCTGTCTATCTTTACGGGTTACTCGAAAACGACGACCAACAAGGCTCTGCGGCCGTGTCAGTCGTGCTTGTAGCGGTTGCCTTACTCGCTCTCATATACCAGTTCTACCTGCTGCATGACAGACCGAGAGGTACTCTTAGGTCGATCTTCGCAAGGATCTTCCGTCAGGGGAGGGACATCCATGATACGCCGAATGTCACTCTTTAG
- a CDS encoding MFS transporter — protein MDKSVPSRRWLRIIPVALLMYTIAYIDKSNVSFAFSGMEKDLGFGATASGLVSGILFFGYLFTQMAGGYMASRSSPKKIVFWLLIIWGLFAMLTGLAHNLTELLIARFMLGLAEGGVFPSTIVLFSRWFPSHERARATGYWILCQSLGSIVMAPLSGWILYLLNWRWLFFIEGAMPWVWAIVWWIFISDDPRQANWISEEERNYIVTALEAEQNSIPRGKTNYLEALRDKRVWILLVYLLFEQIGYYGVSMWLPTIVKSFSHQGSVGVGYLTALPWIAAMIGIIINSNHSDRTGERIKHASYPLMIGAIFLVASVLIGASHPVWSLVCTILAVGVMNSYNGVVWAIPASIFASNNLGGTVGFINGIANLGGFFGPFIVGFLIQSTGHFLYGTIFNAVCLIVAGLVILPLANPGFKSGKGNYVNHAVRSK, from the coding sequence ATGGATAAGAGTGTCCCGTCAAGACGTTGGTTGCGCATTATTCCAGTGGCTTTGCTGATGTACACAATTGCATATATCGATAAATCGAATGTTAGTTTTGCATTTTCCGGCATGGAGAAGGACCTGGGGTTTGGCGCTACGGCTTCCGGACTGGTCTCAGGCATATTATTTTTCGGGTATTTGTTTACGCAAATGGCCGGAGGCTATATGGCATCGCGAAGCAGTCCCAAGAAAATCGTATTTTGGTTGCTGATCATCTGGGGCCTGTTCGCGATGTTGACCGGGCTTGCACACAACCTAACCGAGTTATTAATCGCGAGATTTATGCTTGGTTTAGCGGAAGGTGGCGTATTCCCTTCGACCATTGTGTTATTTAGCAGGTGGTTCCCGAGTCATGAACGCGCTAGAGCAACTGGATATTGGATCCTGTGTCAATCGCTCGGGTCCATCGTGATGGCTCCGCTATCCGGTTGGATCTTGTACCTGTTGAATTGGCGGTGGTTATTTTTTATTGAAGGAGCAATGCCTTGGGTGTGGGCGATCGTTTGGTGGATTTTTATATCCGACGACCCTAGGCAGGCCAATTGGATTTCTGAGGAAGAAAGAAACTACATCGTGACTGCGCTAGAAGCAGAGCAGAATTCCATTCCGCGAGGTAAGACCAATTACCTGGAAGCGCTGCGCGACAAACGTGTGTGGATCTTGCTCGTCTACCTGCTCTTCGAACAGATTGGGTATTACGGAGTCAGCATGTGGTTGCCTACCATCGTGAAGAGCTTCAGCCACCAAGGAAGCGTCGGGGTGGGGTATCTCACAGCTCTTCCCTGGATTGCTGCAATGATCGGGATTATTATCAACTCCAATCATTCCGACAGAACCGGTGAGCGCATAAAACATGCTTCCTATCCATTGATGATTGGCGCCATTTTCCTGGTGGCGTCCGTGTTAATCGGGGCTTCTCACCCAGTATGGAGCCTCGTCTGTACAATCCTCGCCGTTGGTGTCATGAATTCATATAACGGCGTCGTTTGGGCGATTCCAGCATCGATTTTCGCTTCGAACAACCTAGGTGGGACAGTTGGGTTTATCAATGGAATTGCGAACCTTGGAGGATTCTTCGGCCCTTTTATCGTCGGATTTCTGATTCAGTCTACTGGTCATTTCTTGTATGGAACGATATTTAATGCGGTATGCCTGATTGTTGCGGGCCTTGTTATTCTCCCCCTTGCCAATCCAGGGTTCAAGAGCGGCAAGGGCAACTACGTAAACCACGCAGTCCGTTCGAAATAG
- a CDS encoding VOC family protein — MIICEYVQHVSLAVTDLTSARRFYKKVLGLQEIERPNFHFPGTWFAIGAQQLHLIVNPRAQTLREIPTIDSMESHFAIRIANYDAAIRHLSSIGVPFVANPGSATGWKQIYVCDPDGNVIELNSL, encoded by the coding sequence GTGATCATTTGTGAGTATGTGCAACACGTTTCTCTGGCAGTCACCGACCTTACGAGCGCTAGACGATTCTACAAGAAGGTTTTAGGACTTCAGGAGATAGAACGACCGAATTTCCACTTTCCGGGAACGTGGTTCGCCATCGGTGCTCAACAACTACACCTGATTGTCAATCCAAGGGCGCAGACGTTGCGGGAGATCCCGACTATCGATTCGATGGAGAGTCACTTTGCCATTCGCATTGCCAACTATGATGCCGCCATTAGACACTTATCGTCGATAGGCGTCCCGTTCGTTGCCAATCCAGGCAGTGCCACAGGGTGGAAACAAATCTACGTTTGCGATCCCGATGGCAACGTGATCGAACTCAACAGTCTGTGA
- a CDS encoding sulfate ABC transporter permease subunit, which produces MIRRMSLFSITYIWFLVLIILPVAGIVAGALQHGVSSFTKELAAPEALFSLKLTAEITLCTVSLNTIAGVLVALHIARKGVGWKVFNVIVDLPFAVSPVIAGLALVLMYGPNTFVGGVLQHANIKFIFAMPGMVAATLFVTFPFVVRELVPHLMQIGIGEEEAAFTLGAGPWVTFWKVTFPEIKWSVMYGVMLTISRSLGEFGAVLVVSGSVIMVTQSATLYVYQATADNQMAAAYAVSLVLAAGSFVTLILLQLTKRKQGSDSR; this is translated from the coding sequence ATGATACGCCGAATGTCACTCTTTAGTATCACTTACATTTGGTTTCTTGTGCTCATCATTCTACCTGTGGCAGGCATTGTAGCAGGCGCGTTGCAACATGGCGTCAGCTCGTTCACGAAAGAATTGGCCGCGCCGGAGGCGTTGTTTTCACTCAAATTGACCGCTGAAATTACACTGTGTACCGTCTCATTGAATACGATCGCCGGCGTGCTGGTGGCACTTCACATCGCACGCAAGGGCGTAGGCTGGAAAGTGTTCAACGTGATCGTCGACTTGCCGTTCGCCGTATCTCCGGTCATCGCAGGTTTGGCTCTCGTGCTTATGTATGGTCCAAATACGTTTGTCGGTGGAGTACTGCAACATGCCAACATCAAATTTATATTTGCCATGCCTGGAATGGTAGCCGCCACACTGTTCGTCACATTCCCATTTGTCGTGCGCGAGCTCGTCCCGCATCTGATGCAAATCGGCATCGGCGAGGAGGAGGCCGCTTTTACGCTGGGAGCAGGTCCATGGGTTACGTTTTGGAAAGTGACGTTCCCGGAAATCAAATGGAGTGTAATGTATGGCGTGATGTTGACAATATCAAGATCCTTGGGTGAATTTGGTGCGGTCCTGGTCGTGTCTGGAAGCGTCATCATGGTCACTCAATCTGCCACCCTCTACGTCTATCAGGCGACTGCGGACAACCAGATGGCGGCTGCATATGCCGTGTCCCTCGTTTTAGCCGCTGGTTCATTTGTGACGCTCATCCTGCTTCAACTGACAAAGAGAAAACAAGGGAGTGATTCGCGTTGA
- a CDS encoding 3-oxoacyl-ACP reductase FabG: MNVKYMELSGKIALVTGASGGIGRAVALDLAELGAKVAVNYLSNRDGADETVETIRKRGGHAVAIQADVTNEEQIQSLVEQTEKSFGDSIDILVNNTGTLVERRAVEDMTMDLWKQVMDVNVTSAVFTSKAVIPGMKAKGFGNIINLSSLAAHNGGGLRAIAYGASKGAIVTFTRGLARELAPYGIRVNCVAPGFIDDTKFHATFTTPEARDATIAGIPLGRAGVPQDVSRSIVFLATEQSSFITGETLDINGGVLMR; the protein is encoded by the coding sequence ATGAATGTGAAATACATGGAACTTAGCGGAAAAATTGCACTTGTTACAGGAGCGAGTGGGGGAATTGGCCGTGCGGTTGCCCTTGACCTTGCCGAATTAGGCGCGAAAGTTGCCGTGAATTACCTGAGTAATCGAGACGGTGCTGATGAGACGGTTGAAACCATCCGGAAGCGGGGAGGACACGCCGTCGCGATTCAGGCTGATGTTACGAATGAAGAACAAATTCAAAGTCTCGTTGAACAAACGGAAAAGTCGTTCGGTGACAGCATTGACATTTTGGTAAACAATACCGGTACGCTTGTGGAACGTCGGGCAGTCGAGGATATGACGATGGATCTGTGGAAACAGGTTATGGACGTCAACGTCACGTCGGCCGTGTTCACGAGTAAAGCGGTGATCCCTGGAATGAAGGCGAAGGGCTTTGGCAATATCATCAATTTGAGTTCCCTTGCAGCACACAATGGCGGGGGCTTGAGGGCCATTGCGTACGGTGCTTCGAAGGGAGCGATTGTCACGTTCACTCGTGGACTAGCGAGAGAGCTCGCCCCATATGGGATTCGCGTCAATTGTGTCGCCCCAGGATTCATCGACGATACGAAGTTTCATGCGACATTTACAACTCCAGAGGCGCGTGACGCTACTATCGCGGGCATTCCTCTGGGTCGCGCTGGCGTTCCCCAAGACGTGAGTCGCAGTATCGTCTTTCTCGCAACCGAACAGAGTTCCTTCATCACGGGTGAGACGTTGGATATCAACGGTGGTGTATTGATGAGGTAG